Part of the bacterium genome, ATTCAAAATTTAGAATTCAAAATTTCTTAAAAGGTGAATAAATTTTAAAACAGCTAAACACATACAAAATATGAAATTGCTTCTTGCCACAAAAAATCCTGATAAAATAAGGGAGATTAAGGAGATTATTGACTCTAATATTGAATTTATACCCCTTTCCTCCTTGCCTTTTGAAATTGAGCCAATTGAAGATGGAAAAACAATAGAAGAAAATGCAATAAAGAAGGCAAGGGAATATGCATCTGCCTATTCCCTCCTTACCTTATCCGAAGATTCTGGCCTTGAGGTAGATTATCTAAATGGCGCACCTGGTGTCTATTCCTCCAGATTTGGAGGAGATATAAGTTATGAAGAAAAGAATAGGCTAATTATTAAGCTACTTAAGGGTGTTCCCTTTGAAAAAAGAAAGGCAAGGTTTAAGACTATAGCGGCAATTGCAGACCCCTCTGGGTTTTTAAAAACAGCAGAGGGCACTGTGGAAGGATTTATTGCCTTTGAGCCAAAGGGAAATAATGGCTTTGGCTATGATCCAATATTTTTTTATCCACCCTTTAATAAAACATTCGGTGAGGTTAGCTTGGAAGAGAAAAATAAAGTAAGCCACCGGGCATCTGCCATAAGAAAAATAGAAGAGATTCTTAAATCTCTTTAACCCTTCCCTCAAGATAAAGCCTGTTATCCTCAAAATATACATTTAAAAGCTCCTTGCTTCTTGCCTCTACAATGGTTGGAAAATGTGTCTTATTTAAAAGATAAAGGATATAGCAAGATGCACAAGAGCCTGTGCCGCAGGATAGGGTTTCATCCTCAACACCCCTTTCATATGTCCTTATCTTTATCTTATTTTCTTTTTCAACCTCAACAAAATCCACATTCGTTCCTTCTGGTTCAAATACCTTATCAAACCTTATTTTTCTTCCCAAGCTAAATACATCAAGATTATCTACATCATCTACTAATACAATTGTATGGGGAACGCCAACCCTTACAAAATGACAATTTGGCATAATGTTTAGCCTTATATCCTTTGGTTCTCCTATCATTACTTTTACTAAATCACCTGAAGCAATTGCCTTAATCCTTCCCCACAGGGTCTCTATCTCCATCTTATTCTCTGCTAAATTCTCTTTCCATCCAAAGAA contains:
- the rdgB gene encoding RdgB/HAM1 family non-canonical purine NTP pyrophosphatase gives rise to the protein MKLLLATKNPDKIREIKEIIDSNIEFIPLSSLPFEIEPIEDGKTIEENAIKKAREYASAYSLLTLSEDSGLEVDYLNGAPGVYSSRFGGDISYEEKNRLIIKLLKGVPFEKRKARFKTIAAIADPSGFLKTAEGTVEGFIAFEPKGNNGFGYDPIFFYPPFNKTFGEVSLEEKNKVSHRASAIRKIEEILKSL
- the dapF gene encoding diaminopimelate epimerase, which codes for MDYKKLSGSGNTFVIVNNLSQQKINPKELAIELCLKEKTDGLLLIEPSKICDFKMRIFNKDGSEAEMCGNGSRCAAFFGWKENLAENKMEIETLWGRIKAIASGDLVKVMIGEPKDIRLNIMPNCHFVRVGVPHTIVLVDDVDNLDVFSLGRKIRFDKVFEPEGTNVDFVEVEKENKIKIRTYERGVEDETLSCGTGSCASCYILYLLNKTHFPTIVEARSKELLNVYFEDNRLYLEGRVKEI